A stretch of DNA from Bradyrhizobium algeriense:
GTTATTGTCGCTTGGCAAACGCCATCTGCCATGGCGGCGAAGCAAGCCACGAACAGCATTCCCATCATCATGGCGGCAGTCGGCGATGCGGTTGCTACCGGACTTGTGAAGAACCTGGCACGGCCTGAAGGTAACATCACCGGAAATACGGCTATCGCTGCAGAAGTCATGGCTAAGAACGTCGAACTCATTCGTGAGACGTTGCCGGCCGCTCGCCGCGTTGCAGTTCTGGCGAACACGGTGGACCCCTTCAGCAAGCCCTTTCTCAGTCAGATCGAGCTCGCAGCACCGGCCCTTGGCATCGAGATCAATCGGGTAATGATGCATCCAACGGAGAATGCCGAGGGTCATTTTGAGGGAATGAGCCAAAGCAAGGTGGATGCAGTTATTATTCAACCAACCTTGGTACGGAGGGATGTCATCGAACTCACACTGAAGCATCAGATGCCTTCGTTCTCGATGGTTGGTTCGTTTCCTTCTTCGGGCGGTCTGATGTCGTACGGCGCCTCTGATCCCGACCAGTGGCGGGAAGTGGCCATATACGTGGACAAGATACTGAAGGGCTTACGCCCGGCCGATCTGCCAGTCGCGCAACCGACCCGGTTTGAGCTAATCGTGAATCTCAAGACCGCCAAAACGCTTGGCATCACCATTCCTCCGTCGCTGCTTACGCGCGTGGATGAGGTGATCGAATAGCGTTTTCTTGCTGTGGCGCATGAGTCCGGTTTTGGCCCCTTTGAGACATGCCCGCCTATCTTGAGAATGTCCGTTCACCGGGGCAGACCGGAAGTCGCCGTGGTCCGGCCAAACCAACGCGAATGACCCAAGGCGGTCATCAGCCCGATCGAAATTCCGCATCGCAGCAGTCTGCTGTCGCGCCGTGATGTGCTATCGTTGTTCGGGCAGACCGATCGCTCGGGCCGTCGGCTGCAGTGCTCGTTATTGGCGGCGCCTGCCTGAGGGGAGGAAGCCCCATGTTCGACATTAGACGGCGCCAGTTCATCACGCTGCTTGGCGGTGCAGCGGCGTGGCCGCTCGCGGCAGGCGCGCAACAGTCAGCGATGCCGCTAATCGGGCTTCTCAGCTCCGACTCTGCCGAATCATATGCCGGCCGCCTGACCGCAATCCGTCGGGGCCTGGAGGAAATCGGTTACACCGAGGGCCAAAACGTCACGATCGAATATCGCTGGGCGGAGGGTCAATACGATCGAATTCCGGGGCTGGTCGTCGATCTGCTGCGGCATCGTTTGGCTGTAATTGCCGCCGACGGGACAACTGCGGCGCGTGCGGCGCAAGCGGCCACCACCGTCATTCCGATTGTTTTCCTGGGAGGAGACGACCCGATTCGGGCCGGGCTCGTCTCAAACCTCAACCGTCCGGCTGCAAATGTCACCGGAGTGACTTTGCTCAATGTCACTCTGGGCCCAAAACGGCTGGAGCTTTTGCATGAGATGTTGCCGGACGCTGCCATCATCACGCTGTTCATCAACCGCAATAGCCCAGTTGCGGAGTTGACCGTTGTAGACATGCAGTACGCTGCGCGCACACTTGGATTACAGTTAGACATACATGCCGCTGATATCGCGGCCGAACACGACATCGATGTGGCGTTCGAAAACCTTGCCAAAACACGAAAGGGGCCGCTGTTGATCGGCGCCGATGCGTTCCTCGTTAGTCGCAGCGAACAACTGGGCGCGCTTGCTTTTCGTCACGCAATCCCGGCGATTTTGTCGTATCGCGAATTCGTTGCAGCTGGTGGCTTGATGAGCTACGCCGCAAGCCGCGCTGAGGTATATCGTCAAGGTGGCACCTACTTGGGCCGCATCCTCAAAGGTGCCCAGGTGAGCGATTTGCCAGTCCTGCAGCCAACTCGCTTCGAATTGATCATAAATGGAAAGACCGCAAAAGCGTTGGGCCTTACTGTACCCGCTGCGCTCCTATCGCGCGCTGACGAGGTGATCGAATAGCGCTTTTTGCTGCGTTGCATGAGTCCGTTGTTGGCCCACAGCCGAACCGCGCCTAAGCCCTTGTGACGTCGATTGTCAGCGGCAAACCGGACATCGATCATTGCTCCCTTCCACCGCCGCTTTTGACCCTAAGGCGACCTAGGCAGCGCGCTTCCGATCGCGCCTAGATGCGAACCTCAGATGTGAGGAGATGGGGCAACTGATCGTGTTGACGGCAGGCGGCAGTACTCGGGTTGTCGCCTGACGACACCGCTACTATTTACTTGCCTCGGCGCGCGACTTTGGAATCTGGAGCCTCGTTGATGCATCATGGTCTGATCCCTGGCAGTGCTGCTATCGCCATACTCGCGACGCTCATCGCCCAAGGCACAACACACCGTGCGGACGGTGCATCACTAGCAGAGGTGCGGCAGAATGGTATCCTACGCCTCTGCGCCAACCCATCCGCACTCCCTTATTCGAACCTCACCGATAGAGGTGGTCTTGCCGGGTTCAAAGTCGAGCTCGCGGAAGTATTGGCGCACGAGATGGGATTTGAGCTCGGTGTGACCTGGGTTCGAAACGCCGGTGATATTAAGAACTCGGATTGCGATGTCTTGATGGACGTCGTCGCCTCCGCCGCAAGCTACGATCGGGAGGGACTTACCGGGCCGCTGACAACCCATCTACCTCTTCGCTATTCGAGACCTTACGCAGACAGTGGTGTTGTCCTCGCCATTTCATCTCGATCTTCGGTTCGTCGGCTTGAGGATTTGCACGGTCAGAAGATTGGCGTCATGGCTGGCACCGTCGAGCACGAGTGGTTGGCCAAACACGGCTTCCGCGTTTCGGTCTTCGCCTCTCAAGAAGACATAATTGCCGCTATCGAGGCAGGCGAAATCGAAGTCGGCGCCACAAACCCCGTGGTTGTCGGCTGGTATCGGCACGAACACCCCAGCACGGCAGTAAGGATACCCGACGGATACGAGCCAGAACCGGCACTGCGCTGGAGTGTTTCAGTCGGGCTTCGCCGAGCGGACGATGCGCTGCTTGCAGCCGTGGATGCTGCGGTGTCACGAGTTGTCGAGCAGCGGATACCAGCGCAGATCTACGCGAAGTATGGCATTACCTATCTACCCCCTTCCGGCGCAGGTCTACAGTAAGGATGCAAAGCCTGGTGCGACTGACACTACGCCCACTGCTCTATCTTCACGGTGCAAGCAAGGCTAGATGCCTTGATGTTAAGGCGTCTGCTCACGGACAGGAAGCTGCACTGTGCTACTGAACAGTTCTTCCGCTTATGGCACCTTTGAGACATGCCCGCCTATCCTGAGGATGTCCGTTCACCGGGGTAGACCGGAGTGCGCCGGGAGACCGGCAAGGAGTAGATGGTGCAAGTCCATCACGATGAAGGAGTAGCGAACCGCATCGACCCCGAGTCATGCGCAGATACCCGTGAGGGTATTGGCGAAGCGTTGACAGGGGAGCGCATAGGCCAGCCATTGAGCCGCGAAAGTACCCTCATCCTGGGTGCCGACGTCGTTCCGGTGACGGAAGGCAACACGGATGGGCGCGATAACGCGAGCGCCCAGACGGCCCGGCGTGGTCTTAGACACTGGCATGTGCGCACGCTCCTTGCTCGGGAACCGGGAGATCTCATGGTCGGCCAGCGCCAGCATGCGTGCTGCACTGGTCCGCGTCGGGAAGGCGAGGAGCCGTAGCCGACGATGTACGATCATGAGAAGTCTGACCCCGCCATAGTAGCTGTGAAGCCGACGAACAAAGCCGGGCAACCGGCTGCGGAGTTGGTGGAGCCAAGGGCGGGGGCCGAGGGGAATGTGAGTCAGCAAAGCACGGGCCGGGCACAGTACCGGGGAACCGTGTCACAGGCGCTGGCGCGCATACGGCAAGCTGCAAGGCAAAGGAAGAAGGAGAAGTTCACCGCGCTCTTCCATCACGTCAGTATTGATCACCTCGCAGAGGCATTCTCTGAACTCAAGGAGAATGCTGCAGCTGGAGTGGACGGGCTGACATGTCGGGACTACGAGCAGCACCTTGAGCGCAATCTTGAGGACCTGCATGCTCGCGTCCATCGGGGAGCGTATCGGGCACTACCGTCGCGGCGGGTTTACATACCCAAGCCGGATGGTCGGCAACGCCCGATCGCGGTCGCCGCCCTTGAGGACAAGATCGTCCAGAGGGCTACGGCTGCGGTGCTGAGCGCGATCTACGAGGAAGATTTCCTCGGGTTCTCGTATGGGTTCCGACCCGGACGCAGCACGCACGATGCGATGGATGCGCTCATGGTCGGGATCACGAGCACAAAGGTGAACTGGATACTGGACGCCGACATCCGCTCGTTCTTCGACACAGTGAGCCAGGAGTGGCTCATCAAGTTTGTGGAACATCGCGTCGGCGACCGACGCATCATCCGCCTGATCCAGAAATGGCTCAAGGCAGGCGTCCTGGAAGACGGGATCGTGACGGTCAGTGACAAGGGGACCGGGCAGGGTTCGGTGATCTCACCGCTTCTGGCCAATCTCTACTTGCACTACGCTTTCGACCTCTGGGCCGAGCGCTGGCGACGGCGTGAGGCTGCGGGCAATATGATCATCGTGCGCTACGCCGACGACCTCATTGTTGGCTTTGAGCACGAGACCGACGCCCGTCGCTTCCTCGACGAGATGCGTAAGCGGTTACAGGAGTTTGCACTGTCGCTGCATTCGGAGAAGACCCGGCTGATCGAGTTTGGACGCTTCGCGGTGGAAAACCGCAAGCGGCGCGGGCTCGGCAAACCGGAGACCTTCACCTTCCTGGGCTTCACCTTTATCTGCGGCAAAACTCGTCGGGGCAAATTCCAAATCAAACGGAAGTCCCGGCGGGATCGCATGCAGGCAAAGTTGCAAGCCATCAAACAGGAACTGCGACGGTGCATGCATCAGCCGATTCCCCAGCAGGGAAGATGGTTGCAGCAGGTCGTCACCGGCTACTTCAACTACCACGCGGTGCCGACAAATAGTTCGACGCTGACCGCGTTCCTATTCCACGTCACCAATCTCTGGCGGCGCACGCTACGGCAGCGGAGCCAGAAAGACTGGACGACCTGGGAGCGGATCAAGCGGTTGGCCGACGACTGGCTCCCGAAACCGCGAATCCTTCATCCGTGGCCGGAGAGTCGCTTCGCCGTTAGACACCCAAGGTGGGAGCCGTATGCCCGAATTGGGCCCGTACGGATCTGTGCGGGGGGCGCGAGGTAACTCGCGTCCCTACCGCGAAAGTAGTCGGCGCACAGTCGAAATGACGCGTTTGACCCGAAGCGGACCTTTGGCTCCACAGGAAGAGGCCTGGGTCGTGTCGCCTTGTGACCCGGAGCAATAGAATTGGCTTGGCAGCGTAGTTGGACTTGATTTCTTACCGCCGAAGAGACAACCTCTCGTTCTCATTTACGGAGTTTGCAACGTGGTTAGCAGCGTGGATCGACGCGCCGTCATTGTCGGCTCCGGAGCATTGCTGCTTGCCGGGCACGGTTCAGCAAAAGGAGCCCCGATGACTTCGGAGAGCGTGTCGGACAGTCCTGCGGATCTTCATGACGGTTGGCGTGTCGGAAGTCCTGCAGGGCATGGGTTCGACCCCGCGCTACTGCAGGATATGCGTCGGCGTGTGGCCGATGGCCGGCTCGACAACGTTCACGCCATCATCGTTGCGCGCGACGGTGTGCTTGTTTACGAGCAGTACGCTGCCGGGCAGGATCAAAATGGTCTTGAGCCAGCAAAGCATACTGTGTTCAACGCGACGACGAGGCACAATGGCAACTCGATGACCAAGAGCGTGACCTCGCTCCTGGTCGGCGTCGCCCTGCAGCGTGGCTGGATCAAAACTCTGGATGCACTGGTTCTGGATTACTTTCCGGAATATGCCGATGTGCGCACGCCAGAGAAGAGCGGGATCACGCTGTACCATCTGCTGACGATGTCGGACGGCCTTGATTGGTCCGAGTTTAAGCCGCCGTTCGATAGCCTCGGCAACATGCGTGGCGCGAAGGACGCTTATCGCTACGTCCTGGAACGGCCGGCCGCTGCGCCGCCGGGGCACACGTACAACTACAATAGCGGAGCGACCGAGTTGATTGGCGCGGTCTTGCGGAAGACGAGTGGCAAGTCGCTTGACGTGCTGGCGAGAGACGAATTGCTCGCGCCACTGGGCATCGAGGACGTCGAATGGAATCGACAATTGCCGGATGGTCAGCCGCAGGCGAGCGGTGCATTGCGGGCTCGCCCACGCGACTGGGCGAAGCTTGGTCAGCTGGTGATAAACCGCGGTGTCTGGAATGACCGGCAGATTGTCCCGTCGGCCTGGATCGCGGACTCGATCAAGCCTCGCAACAACGGACCGGGAATGTTCCTGTACGGTTATCATTGGTGGCTCGGGCGCTCGTTCTGCCGCGGAAGAGTCGTCGAATGGGCCGGTGCGATGGGCTGGGGTGGTCAGCGATTGATGATCATTCCGGATTTGGGCCTGGTGGCGCTCGTTCATGCATGGCTGCCGAACCGGATGAACCTTCCGGAGACTATTTTGCTGAACGAGTTTGAGTTTATCCTGCCTGCGGCAATGCCTTCCTGATGGGGCGGGACTGGCAGTAGGCCACGGTGCAGCGGCGCCTTCGTGTCGCCTATTGGCCCTTTTCGGACCTGACGCACCCGGTCGGCGATGTCCGCTGATCGGAGAAGAGCAGAAGTTCGCGGCGCGCTGTGAAAGTGACGCTTTTGACCCAACTCCGACATCACCGTGTGGATCGATCATGTCAGTCGGCAGCTCGAATACCCGTCAGCGCTTGCCTCGACCGGCTCGACCGCGATGGTGCTGATCAGCGCCGGGCCAATCGATGCGAATGACCAAAACGGGACCACCACGGAGACCGCGTCACGCTCCTGAATTGGCCCACCGTCAGCATATGTCCCGACGCGACGCGGCTTGTCAGGCACTGATCCGATCAGGATGGGCGTGCGAGACGTGGCGTCGGCGCGCCCATATTTATTGCCTCGATCAATGAAATGGATTGGCCAACAAGAAGCTCCGTGCGACGGCTCAATTCCTCCAAGAAATCCAAGTCAACATAAAGGCGCGGATCGATTGGTGACATGGTGAGGCTTGCGGTGGGACCCAAGTACAACATCGCGTCAGCAGTGAACTCTGCAACAGCCCTTTCAAGCCGCGCAAGCCGGGCACGCTGAGCGTCCGGTAGCTCCTGACTTCCATGCGCTTTGCCGACGTCGATGACCTGAAAGCCCAGAAGCTTCAGTATGTCGTGGAGAGACGTTCCCTTGATCTGTGACACTAACGCCGGTGTCGGCCAATTGCCAAACTGGCCTTCAAATGCCTCGATAGAAGCCTCATCTGCGAAACCGGTGTAGGGTACGACGACAAACATTGATCCCGGATAGTCCTCTTCGATCAGATCTCGGAGAGATGGCTGGTCAAGACCCTGCAGGAAGTGTCCCGTCCCTTAGATGACAAGAGCCTTCTTGTCTTTACTCAGAATATTGTCAGAAATTATTCTTGCGGCGTGAGTATCGCGTGAGCCCAGTAGCGCACGAAGCTCTTCACTGGACTTGATTTTCGTCCAGTCAATCTCCGGCTCACCGAGCCAAACGCGGATGCGTTGCTCTGGAGGCAAATGCAAATTTGCTGCCCGCACTGCCGCGTAGAACCTGATCAAGCCGAGGTCTAGAACGGTCGGTACCCAGCCGACAACTTCGCTCCACACCTTTCGAAGTTCTTCGTAGCGGACTGATTCCCCCGCCACATAACGGTCAACGATGTGCTGGCTGGCGGCGCCGCCAAACTCAACAACGACATTGCGAACGTCTCTCGCAAACCTTGGATCGCTTACCAAGTCCACGTAGACCGATTCCTGTGCCAAGCCATGATGGTCGCCTATACCCACAAGCGGGCAAGCCTGAAAAGCTGCCAGCACCCCATCGACCGCCGGTTGCGCCACAGGTGGAGGCGAATGATTTGTTTCATAGGACGTCATACGGACCGAATCGATGAAGAACTACTGCACTCGAATGGAAAGTCGTTTTAGCTCGAGCGGTCAAAACGTGCCACGATAGACTAAGGGATATCGCGACAAAAGTGAGCAGAAATACTTCTTCTCGCAATCGGCAAGGATTGGCGGGGATTTGTCCTACAGGCACAGCGTTCAGCGCGCCAAAGTGGCGCGTCTCTTGGGGCCTATGTGGATCAGGGCCCGAAGACGGCGGAGACCCCGGCCAGGACGCGCCACGTGGGGGTCGCTTGAATTCCATTGTAATCATTGACGACCGGGATGCCGACCAGCACGTAGCTCGACCAGTTCTCAACCGTCAGGCGCAAACCCGGCGAAATGAATATCGTGTTACCCCCTGAATTCGGATCAATGACGCCGGCGGTTCGCTGCTTGTCGTGCCACTCGCCATTGACCTCGAGCAGAGCGTCGAGGGCAATGTGACCGTGCGGAGTGGCCGCGATCGGAGCCTTGGTCACCATCCGCGAATGATCATGGCCGGCATGCGCATAGGCGTTGCGCGGGTCGTGCGAATGCGGCTCGCTCGCGGTTTCGCCGAACAGCCGGTAGGCCAGCGCGCCATTGTAGAGAAATCGGTTGCCCAGATTGGTGTCTTGCGTCCCGGTCCCGGTCGCAATCGCGAGTACGTTAGCGTGAAAGCTCAGGGCCGGAGTCAATCGCTGACTGAAAGCGGCGCCAAACAGCCCATCCCAAGAGCCAGATCCAGGTTGAAATTCGGCCTCGAATAGCTCGCCGAACGGGTCAACCAGGTTGGTCGCACCGGTTGGTGCCTTGACGCCGAACAGCACCGCCGCTTGCGTTCCGCTCACCTGATTGTTCAAGAAGCGATATTGGCCAAGCACGGTCACATCGCCAAAGCCAGATGTATTGCCGCGATCACGTACCGTTGCGGGATCGGCCGGATCTTCCTGCACGCCTTCTAGGATGCCGGTACGTCGCACCCATGGTAGGCGCGCCGAGATCGTTAGGTCATTGGTGATGCCATAGGCAAACGCAAGCGCTCGACTCTCAACCGTTTGCAGGCCATGGACGTCTTTACCGATATTGGCGAGCAGAGTCGGATCGCTCAGTTGTTTCAGCCGGAGATAATCAACGAACGCGGAGAAGGCGAACTGCCCCTGATCGAGGGTGCCGGCGCCAATCGTGAAAATGCCGCCAGCACCGCCGATGCCGCCGATACCTGGATGATGGGCCGATGCGGCGCTCGCACC
This window harbors:
- a CDS encoding serine hydrolase domain-containing protein, whose protein sequence is MVSSVDRRAVIVGSGALLLAGHGSAKGAPMTSESVSDSPADLHDGWRVGSPAGHGFDPALLQDMRRRVADGRLDNVHAIIVARDGVLVYEQYAAGQDQNGLEPAKHTVFNATTRHNGNSMTKSVTSLLVGVALQRGWIKTLDALVLDYFPEYADVRTPEKSGITLYHLLTMSDGLDWSEFKPPFDSLGNMRGAKDAYRYVLERPAAAPPGHTYNYNSGATELIGAVLRKTSGKSLDVLARDELLAPLGIEDVEWNRQLPDGQPQASGALRARPRDWAKLGQLVINRGVWNDRQIVPSAWIADSIKPRNNGPGMFLYGYHWWLGRSFCRGRVVEWAGAMGWGGQRLMIIPDLGLVALVHAWLPNRMNLPETILLNEFEFILPAAMPS
- a CDS encoding ABC transporter substrate-binding protein is translated as MKRREFLLSLGGAVICPFAAFGQQIKVPTIGVLVLGNPNPGPFLKALREALGKIGYIEGQSFRLELRSAGGDAAALGDLASELVRLKADVIVAWQTPSAMAAKQATNSIPIIMAAVGDAVATGLVKNLARPEGNITGNTAIAAEVMAKNVELIRETLPAARRVAVLANTVDPFSKPFLSQIELAAPALGIEINRVMMHPTENAEGHFEGMSQSKVDAVIIQPTLVRRDVIELTLKHQMPSFSMVGSFPSSGGLMSYGASDPDQWREVAIYVDKILKGLRPADLPVAQPTRFELIVNLKTAKTLGITIPPSLLTRVDEVIE
- a CDS encoding ABC transporter substrate-binding protein codes for the protein MFDIRRRQFITLLGGAAAWPLAAGAQQSAMPLIGLLSSDSAESYAGRLTAIRRGLEEIGYTEGQNVTIEYRWAEGQYDRIPGLVVDLLRHRLAVIAADGTTAARAAQAATTVIPIVFLGGDDPIRAGLVSNLNRPAANVTGVTLLNVTLGPKRLELLHEMLPDAAIITLFINRNSPVAELTVVDMQYAARTLGLQLDIHAADIAAEHDIDVAFENLAKTRKGPLLIGADAFLVSRSEQLGALAFRHAIPAILSYREFVAAGGLMSYAASRAEVYRQGGTYLGRILKGAQVSDLPVLQPTRFELIINGKTAKALGLTVPAALLSRADEVIE
- a CDS encoding transporter codes for the protein MINRLSFLVALVASTAIGASAASAHHPGIGGIGGAGGIFTIGAGTLDQGQFAFSAFVDYLRLKQLSDPTLLANIGKDVHGLQTVESRALAFAYGITNDLTISARLPWVRRTGILEGVQEDPADPATVRDRGNTSGFGDVTVLGQYRFLNNQVSGTQAAVLFGVKAPTGATNLVDPFGELFEAEFQPGSGSWDGLFGAAFSQRLTPALSFHANVLAIATGTGTQDTNLGNRFLYNGALAYRLFGETASEPHSHDPRNAYAHAGHDHSRMVTKAPIAATPHGHIALDALLEVNGEWHDKQRTAGVIDPNSGGNTIFISPGLRLTVENWSSYVLVGIPVVNDYNGIQATPTWRVLAGVSAVFGP
- the ltrA gene encoding group II intron reverse transcriptase/maturase → MYDHEKSDPAIVAVKPTNKAGQPAAELVEPRAGAEGNVSQQSTGRAQYRGTVSQALARIRQAARQRKKEKFTALFHHVSIDHLAEAFSELKENAAAGVDGLTCRDYEQHLERNLEDLHARVHRGAYRALPSRRVYIPKPDGRQRPIAVAALEDKIVQRATAAVLSAIYEEDFLGFSYGFRPGRSTHDAMDALMVGITSTKVNWILDADIRSFFDTVSQEWLIKFVEHRVGDRRIIRLIQKWLKAGVLEDGIVTVSDKGTGQGSVISPLLANLYLHYAFDLWAERWRRREAAGNMIIVRYADDLIVGFEHETDARRFLDEMRKRLQEFALSLHSEKTRLIEFGRFAVENRKRRGLGKPETFTFLGFTFICGKTRRGKFQIKRKSRRDRMQAKLQAIKQELRRCMHQPIPQQGRWLQQVVTGYFNYHAVPTNSSTLTAFLFHVTNLWRRTLRQRSQKDWTTWERIKRLADDWLPKPRILHPWPESRFAVRHPRWEPYARIGPVRICAGGAR
- a CDS encoding substrate-binding periplasmic protein, producing MHHGLIPGSAAIAILATLIAQGTTHRADGASLAEVRQNGILRLCANPSALPYSNLTDRGGLAGFKVELAEVLAHEMGFELGVTWVRNAGDIKNSDCDVLMDVVASAASYDREGLTGPLTTHLPLRYSRPYADSGVVLAISSRSSVRRLEDLHGQKIGVMAGTVEHEWLAKHGFRVSVFASQEDIIAAIEAGEIEVGATNPVVVGWYRHEHPSTAVRIPDGYEPEPALRWSVSVGLRRADDALLAAVDAAVSRVVEQRIPAQIYAKYGITYLPPSGAGLQ